One genomic segment of Coffea arabica cultivar ET-39 chromosome 6e, Coffea Arabica ET-39 HiFi, whole genome shotgun sequence includes these proteins:
- the LOC113695058 gene encoding benzyl alcohol O-benzoyltransferase-like: MGSVSASSKTLTFRVTRQKPELVRPAKSTPRECKLLSDIDDQEALRIQIPFIQVYRNRDDPGINESRRRSDPVKVIREAIAKALVFYYPLAGRLREGPGRKLMVECTGEGVLFIEADADVTLEQFGDAIQPPFPCLEELLYDVPHSGGILHCPIVLIQVTRLRCGGFIFALRMNHTIADGVGIAQFMNAVGEIARGASAPSIQPVWQRELLYARDPPRVTCTHHEYEEVVVDTKGTIVPLDDMVHRSFFFGPAEVSALRKSIPLDLSHKCSTFDILTAFLWRCQTIALQYDPNEEVRVICIVNARFKFNPPLPQGYYGNAIAYPTALTTAGQLCEKPVGYAVELVTKAKRVVTEDYMKSVADLMVIKGRPRVTLVRTYLASDVTRAGLNEADFGWGKPVYGGPAEGTVASFHIPFKNKKGETGRVVPIFLPGLAMDRFVNELENFFLSHNVRPHFRRTTSRL; this comes from the exons ATGGGATCCGTATCAGCATCATCAAAGACTTTGACATTCAGGGTGACTAGACAAAAGCCTGAGCTGGTCCGTCCGGCCAAATCCACTCCTCGGGAATGCAAGCTCCTCTCCGACATCGACGATCAAGAGGCTCTTCGGATTCAAATCCCTTTCATCCAAGTTTACCGTAACCGCGATGATCCTGGCATTAATGAGAGCAGGAGGAGATCAGACCCCGTGAAGGTGATCAGGGAGGCTATTGCAAAGGCTCTGGTGTTCTACTACCCGTTGGCAGGGCGTCTCAGAGAAGGCCCTGGAAGAAAGCTGATGGTTGAGTGCACGGGAGAGGGTGTTCTTTTCATTGAAGCCGATGCAGACGTGACGCTGGAGCAGTTTGGGGATGCAATTCAGCCTCCATTCCCATGCCTGGAGGAGCTCCTCTATGACGTTCCTCACTCTGGAGGAATCCTTCACTGTCCTATAGTGCTTATACAG GTAACTCGTTTAAGATGCGGCGGTTTCATCTTCGCACTACGCATGAATCACACCATTGCTGATGGTGTTGGAATCGCTCAATTCATGAATGCTGTGGGAGAAATCGCACGGGGAGCGTCCGCCCCATCTATACAGCCAGTATGGCAGAGGGAGCTCCTGTATGCTAGAGACCCGCCAAGGGTGACGTGCACCCACCACGAATACGAGGAGGTAGTCGTCGATACCAAGGGAACCATCGTTCCCCTGGACGACATGGTCCATCGCTCTTTCTTCTTTGGTCCGGCAGAGGTCTCAGCTCTGAGAAAATCCATCCCTCTTGACCTCAGTCACAAGTGTTCGACGTTTGATATTCTGACAGCCTTCCTTTGGCGCTGCCAAACCATCGCCCTCCAATACGATCCCAACGAGGAAGTCCGCGTGATCTGCATTGTTAATGCCCGCTTCAAGTTCAATCCACCCTTGCCCCAAGGATACTACGGCAATGCCATAGCATATCCAACGGCGCTGACGACGGCCGGACAGCTATGTGAGAAGCCTGTGGGATATgcagtggagttggtgaccaaggCCAAACGTGTTGTGACGGAAGATTACATGAAATCTGTGGCTGATTTAATGGTTATCAAAGGGAGGCCTCGTGTCACTCTGGTGAGGACTTATCTTGCATCGGATGTTACCCGGGCTGGGCTCAATGAGGCGGACTTTGGTTGGGGGAAGCCGGTGTATGGGGGGCCGGCCGAAGGTACTGTGGCCAGCTTTCACATACCCTTCAAGAACAAGAAGGGGGAGACAGGAAGAGTAGTTCCTATTTTTCTACCAGGTCTTGCaatggacagatttgtgaacgaGCTGGAAAACTTCTTTTTGAGCCACAATGTGAGGCCCCATTTCCGCCGTACCACATCGAGACTTTGA
- the LOC113695149 gene encoding GDSL esterase/lipase At1g29670-like encodes MAPKPSKGSISFAFFVIVCLHLCSSYGKVSANNDPKIRGMFVFGSSLVDNGNNNFLPNSLAKANYFPYGVDFPLRSTGRFTNGKNVVDLLGELLKLPTFIPPFADPTTKGRRILYGVNYASGASGILDETGAIAGQVFSLNKQIENFENVTLPEFGNGEDFGKSLAHYLFVVGTGGNDYTFNYFLSRDKDSSNVSLEAFTTKLTTTLSRQLKRLYNLGARKFVLMSVNPNGCTPMARTMIPMHERCIQSVNRAIHLFNTNLKAMVDEIQLELPASKLVYVNSYKIVRDIIKEPSSKGFEDAKNACCKVPSIEEGGTGTLCKRGGSICSNRRSNVFFDGLHPTETANAVIANKAYYSNSRAEVYPMNIKQLSQI; translated from the exons ATGGCGCCAAAACCATCAAAGGGTTCAATTTCCTTTGCCTTTTTTGTCATTGTTTGCCTTCATCTTTGCAGCAGCTACGGAAAGGTGTCAGCAAATAATGATCCTAAAATTAGAGGGATGTTTGTCTTTGGAAGTTCCCTTGTTGATAATGGCAATAacaatttccttccaaactcaCTAGCTAAGGCCAACTATTTCCCTTATGGAGTAGATTTTCCTCTTCGTTCTACTGGGAGATTCACCAACGGGAAGAATGTGGTCGACCTTCTCGGTGAATTGCTAAAACTTCCGACTTTTATTCCACCTTTTGCAGATCCCACAACTAAGGGGAGAAGGATCCTTTATGGTGTCAATTATGCATCTGGTGCTTCTGGGATATTAGATGAAACTGGTGCAATTGCA GGCCAGGTTTTCAGCTTGAATAAGCAGATAGAAAACTTCGAGAATGTGACACTTCCTGAATTCGGGAATGGGGAAGATTTTGGGAAATCACTAGCCCACTACTTGTTTGTGGTTGGAACCGGAGGAAACGATTACACATTTAATTACTTCCTGAGCAGAGACAAAGACAGCAGCAATGTCAGTCTTGAAGCATTCACTACAAAGTTGACTACTACCCTCTCTCGTCAACTTAAG AGGCTGTATAATTTGGGAGCTCGAAAGTTCGTACTCATGTCTGTGAACCCAAACGGATGCACCCCAATGGCCAGGACCATGATTCCAATGCATGAACGTTGCATACAAAGTGTAAATCGAGCTATTCATCTTTTTAACACCAACCTGAAGGCCATGGTGGATGAAATCCAACTAGAATTGCCTGCTTCCAAGCTTGTTTATGTTAACTCGTACAAAATTGTTAGGGATATCATAAAAGAGCCGTCATCAAAAG GTTTCGAAGATGCCAAAAATGCTTGTTGCAAAGTGCCATCGATAGAAGAAGGTGGGACTGGAACTCTTTGCAAGAGAGGTGGATCAATTTGTTCAAATAGGAGAAGTAACGTTTTCTTTGATGGGCTGCATCCTACTGAAACTGCAAATGCTGTTATTGCAAATAAGGCATATTATTCCAACTCCAGAGCTGAAGTCTACCCCATGAATATTAAGCAACTCTCCCAAATTTAA
- the LOC113696537 gene encoding uncharacterized protein — MEYEHYLQGGVFFDEGDEEEILLTFIYFVLAGLALFDPYLNPVERRRIRDGAQSGAQWVVELINGHRDRIFDNLRMEAPLFLQLCDLLIERGYWEPHPTGRVGIHESLAICLLCLSHNERHRVLAERFQRTTETTDRHLRRCLRSLVRLGRDFVRPIDYHTTNPRIQNTWCRAEDRERYRNRHDGLSQNILAVCDHNMRFTYVRVGWEGSAHDSRILKDVLLDPNCAFPWPPEGKYYAVDAAYTNMSGFMAPFRGARGTQQERAARTLFNRRHASLRNIIEHTFCVLKKRFSILKGPMQNYLMATQNNIVLACCALHNFMRDNVPNDAYVVEEETIAAQADNINHVVDQMAGAEPLDMSPQGIAGWNEFRSALANSMYYHQH; from the exons ATGGAGTATGAGCATTATTTGCAAGGTGGGGTTTTCTTCGACGAAGGAGATGAGGAGGAGATACTTTTGACCTTCATCTACTTTGTGCTTGCTGGATTGGCTCTGTTCGACCCATATCTAAACCCTGTGGAGCGCCGACGAATTCGAGATGGTGCACAGTCGGGTGCTCAATGGGTTGTAGAACTCATAAACGGCCATCGAGACAGAATATTCGACAACCTTCGAATGGAAGCTCCGCTTTTCCTCCAGTTATGTGATTTGTTGATTGAGAGGGGCTATTGGGAGCCCCACCCGACAGGACGGGTAGGCATTCACGAGTCTCTCGCCATTTGCCTTCTTTGCTTGAGTCATAACGAGCGACATAGGGTGCTAGCCGAGAGATTCCAACGCACAACTGAGACCACGGACCGTCATCTACGACGATGCCTTCGATCTCTCGTTCGCTTGGGACGCGACTTTGTCCGGCCGATAGATTATCACACGACGAATCCAAGAATACAGAACA CTTGGTGTAGAGCCGAAGACAGGGAGCGTTATCGGAATAGGCATGACGGCTTATCGCAAAATATATTAGCAGTGTGTGATCATAATATGCGATTCACTTATGTTAGGGTAGGGTGGGAGGGTAGCGCACATGATTCTAGGATCTTAAAAGATGTCTTACTTGATCCTAATTGTGCTTTTCCATGGCCACCAGAAG GGAAGTATTATGCGGTGGATGCGGCATATACGAACATGTCAGGATTTATGGCTCCCTTTAGGGGTGCACGGGGAACCCAACAGGAGCGGGCAGCAAGAACACTTTTCAACAGACGCCATGCATCTTTACGGAACATTATAGAACACACGTTTTGTGTTCTTAAGAAGCGATTTTCGATACTTAAGGGCCCCATGCAGAACTATTTGATGGCGACACAGAATAATATTGTCCTGGCTTGCTGTGCATTGCACAACTTTATGCGCGATAATGTCCCGAATGACGCATATGTTGTTGAAGAAGAGACTATTGCAGCACAGGCAGATAATATAAATCATGTGGTGGATCAAATGGCCGGCGCAGAACCACTGGATATGTCGCCTCAAGGAATTGCTGGTTGGAATGAATTCAGGAGCGCCTTGGCAAACAGCATGTACTATCACCAACATTAG